A genomic region of Papaver somniferum cultivar HN1 chromosome 7, ASM357369v1, whole genome shotgun sequence contains the following coding sequences:
- the LOC113299225 gene encoding uncharacterized protein LOC113299225 isoform X1, translating to MKCQPVACIWSDSPPPQHQVTATAVLNHPPTLYTGGSDGSIIWWSFSSNLSKQNVWPVAMLCGHASKIVDLDICFPDTMSGGHGEMENTSNVVVNSSSSSSAGYGALISVCTDGVMCIWSRQSGHCKRRRRMPPWVGTPSAISTLPASPRYVCVACCSVDSVNTSSSQYSEPAEGGEASVDRESHNRKGSKCAIVVFDTYSLNIVQTVFHGSLSIGPLKFMAVVLSAENYGKQSVILSDSVGGLQSVMISKESETGSNALPKSSSQLGISALLDGLLDGEYLVSIVAHGEFLALTYRACCVFRLVGNGNVFGKMDLVDSPLCDDGPSFQSRLAGGMFLSIDDGESVLATRDPPEQFEEIFVVWSNIGAAIVFTISGSHDTFKHEPLYEIPAISHPLNTKLSVSFTQLNGSLIRVESMCYLVGESLLWKPHITMWLLRQQHDSTGKFGQQCRMLGEGDFPCNWIRNSSSTSSIFPVAKEGTSSESCDSELINLNGMRGGTMNSDLILQGRVVSSSLVLSEKFDAPYGIVYGFYSGEIEVVRFRKFFQGLGSSGESSNGKPEVFGQSFLGHRGPILCLAAHSMLGSVNEKKSCWFLVSGSMDCTIRIWDLDGGNLVTVMHHHVAPVRQIILPPPHTDRPWSDCFISVGEDSCVSLVSLETLRVERMFPGHLSYPAMVVWDGVKGYIACLCKNQFETYTTVDVLYLWDVKTGGRERVLRGTASHSMFDHFCKGINVNSITDSILGGITSASSLLLPIVEDGNFPRSHSKNLENVVASLQTAKRRITDASRGPKEKAAEQLTASEILHSGNHPIKCMCSFPGMATLRFDLSCLVFPCQSNTQPVENGSNLEITGESERRPDSPCSPWMNSDGQWTTHDPIEEHEWINSLEGCLIRFSLSFLHLWDVDPDLDRLLLSEMNVIKPDNFILASGLQGDRGSVTLTFPSPQATLELWRSSSEFCAIRSLTMVSLAQRMISLSRSSSAASSALAAFYMRKMAEIVPDVKPPSLQLLVSFWQDKSEHVRMAARSLFHCAASRAIPHPLCGQRVNRHGLLPVVADIAEMEVQKHLHVNETSRSSFMDGVTETIGNSEAEDSTILAWLESFEMQDWISCVGGTSQDAMASLIIVAAALAVWYPSLVKPSVARLVVHPLVRLVMAMSDKYSATAAELLAEGMESTWKSCIAPEIPRLIGDIFFQIECVNSASANPSPQNSSVSVSMRETLAGILLPSLAMADVLGFLNVIESQIWSTASDSPVHVVALMTLIRVLRGSPKPLAPFLDKAVNIIFQTMDYANLVLRKSCLPHSMHALKEIVRVFPMISLNQTSSRLAVGDAIGDIHSVTIRIYDMQSVTILKVLDASGPPGLPSLLGGVSDKSVTTGISALSFSPDGEGLVAFSEHGLMIRWWSLESGWWEKLSRSLVPIQCTKLIFVPPWEGFSPNSSRSSVMASIIGHDRKVSSPDNSRGSSDVDNLNSVLHSLDLSYRIEWVEDRKLILMHHGHELGSFQL from the exons ATGAAGTGCCAGCCCGTAGCTTGTATCTGGTCTGATTCTCCTCCTCCTCAACATCAAGTAACCGCTACTGCTGTCTTGAATCATCCACCAACGCTTTACACTGGTGGATCTGATGGCTCCATCATCTGGTGGTCTTTTTCCTCTAACCTATCAAAACAG AATGTTTGGCCAGTAGCGATGCTATGTGGTCATGCTTCTAAAATAGTGGATCTTGATATTTGCTTTCCAGACACCATGAGTGGGGGTCATGGAGAAATGGAGAATACAAGTAATGTAGTAGtaaattcttcttcctcatcatcagCTGGTTATGGCGCCCTAATAAGTGTTTGTACTGATGGTGTGATGTGCATCTGGAGCAGACAGAGTGGTCACTGCAAGCGCAGGAGAAGAATGCCACCTTGGGTGGGAACCCCGTCAGCAATCTCGACGTTACCAGCGTCTCCAAGATATGTCTGTGTGGCATGTTGCTCTGTTGATTCGGTAAATACATCAAGTTCTCAGTATTCAGAACCTGCTGAAGGTGGGGAAGCTTCAGTAGATAGGGAATCTCATAATAGAAAGGGTTCTAAATGCGCCATTGTTGTTTTTGATACATATAGTCTTAATATAGTTCAGACTGTCTTTCATGGAAGTTTATCTATTGGACCATTAAAATTCATGGCTGTTGTCCTGTCAGCTGAGAACTATGGGAAGCAGTCTGTGATTTTGAGTGATTCAGTCGGGGGATTACAATCAGTTATGATATCCAAAGAGTCTGAAACAGGTTCGAATGCGTTGCCTAAAAGTTCTTCTCAGTTAGGGATATCTGCTTTGCTTGACGGTTTGCTTGATGGAGAGTATCTAGTATCAATTGTAGCCCATGGAGAGTTCTTAGCACTTACATATAGGGCATGCTGTGTATTTAGACTAGTGGGGAACGGAAATGTTTTCGGTAAGATGGATCTAGTTGATAGTCCTCTTTGCGATGATGGCCCCAGTTTCCAATCTCGTCTTGCTGGGGGGATGTTTCTCAGTATTGATGATGGTGAAAGTGTGCTAGCTACCCGTGACCCACCTGAACAATTTGAAGAAATCTTTGTTGTTTGGAGTAATATAGGTGCTGCGATAGTGTTTACAATCTCTGGTTCTCATGACACATTTAAGCATGAACCACTTTACGAAATTCCTGCAATTTCTCATCCTCTCAATACAAAATTATCTGTGAGTTTTACTCAGTTAAATGGTAGTCTGATACGTGTTGAATCAATGTGCTATCTAGTCGGAGAATCTTTACTGTGGAAGCCTCACATCACAATGTGGTTACTACGGCAGCAGCATGATTCAACTGGGAAGTTCGGTCAGCAGTGCAGAATGCTCGGGGAAGGTGATTTTCCTTGCAATTGGATCAGAAACTCCAGTTCAACATCCAGCATTTTCCCTGTTGCAAAGGAAGGAACTTCGTCAGAGAGCTGTGATTCAGAGTTGATAAATCTAAACGGTATGCGTGGAGGAACAATGAACAGCGACCTTATACTACAAGGGCGGGTTGTATCATCCTCATTAGTTCTCTCAGAAAAATTTGATGCTCCCTATGGCATTGTTTATGGATTTTATTCTGGTGAGATAGAAGTGGTACGCTTTAGGAAGTTTTTTCAGGGGTTAGGCTCTTCTGGTGAAAGTTCAAATGGTAAACCAGAAGTATTTGGACAGTCATTTTTAGGGCACCGAGGGCCAATACTATGCTTGGCTGCACATAGCATGTTGGGCAGCGTAAACGAGAAGAAAAGCTGTTGGTTTTTGGTGTCAGGGAGCATGGACTGCACAATTCGTATATGGGACCTTGATGGTGGAAATTTAGTTACCGTGATGCATCATCATGTAGCTCCTGTCCGACAAATAATCCTACCCCCACCCCATACAGACCGTCCTTGGAGTGACTGTTTTATCTCTGTTGGAGAAGATTCTTGTGTTTCTTTAGTTTCCCTCGAGACTTTGCGGGTAGAAAGAATGTTTCCTGGACACCTTAGTTATCCTGCGATGGTTGTGTGGGATGGGGTGAAGGGTTACATAGCATGTCTTTGCAAGAACCAGTTTGAAACATATACTACTGTTGATGTTTTGTATCTTTGGGATGTAAAAACGGGCGGTCGAGAAAGAGTCCTTCGCGGCACAGCATCTCATTCaatgtttgaccatttttgtaAAGGTATCAATGTAAATTCGATAACAGATAGCATATTGGGCGGAATTACTTCGGCATCCTCACTGCTGCTACCAATAGTGGAAGATGGAAATTTTCCACGATCTCACTCTAAAAATCTTGAGAATGTCGTCGCTTCATTACAAACTGCTAAAAGGAGAATAACAGATGCTAGTAGAGGTCCTAAAGAAAAGGCAGCCGAACAGCTCACCGCTTCAGAAATACTTCATAGTGGTAACCATCCTATCAAATGCATGTGCTCGTTCCCCGGAATGGCTACTCTCAGATTTGACCTCTCATGTTTGGTGTTTCCTTGTCAAAGCAACACACAACCCGTTGAGAACGGTAGTAACCTAGAGATTACGGGTGAATCTGAGCGGCGACCTGACTCTCCATGTTCTCCCTGGATGAATTCTGATGGACAGTGGACTACACATGATCCCATAGAGGAACATGAGTGGATTAATTCTCTTGAAGGATGTTTAATACGCTTCAGCTTGTCTTTCTTGCACTTATGGGATGTGGATCCTGATCTTGATAGACTGCTATTGTCTGAGATGAATGTCATTAAACCAGATAACTTCATCTTAGCTTCTGGTTTGCAAGGTGATAGAGGGTCTGTGACATTGACATTTCCAAGTCCACAAGCTACACTCGAG CTCTGGCGGTCATCCTCAGAATTTTGTGCAATTCGGTCACTGACAATGGTGTCCCTTGCCCAACGCATGATTAGTTTGTCCCGTTCCAGTTCAGCAGCCAGCAG TGCCTTAGCAGCATTCTATATGCGCAAAATGGCAGAGATAGTGCCAGATGTAAAGCCGCCTTCTCTCCAG CTCTTGGTTAGTTTTTGGCAAGATAAAAGTGAACATGTACGTATGGCTGCACGCTCTTTATTTCATTGTGCTGCTTCACGTGCTATTCCGCATCCCCTGTGTGGTCAGAGGGTCAACCGACATGGCCTGCTTCCAGTTGTTGCTGATATCGCAGAGATGGAAGTGCAAAAACATTTGCATGTGAATGAAACATCTAGAAGCAGCTTTATGGATGGAGTCACAGAAACAATAGGGAATTCTGAAGCGGAGGACTCCACAATCCTTGCATGGTTAGAGTCATTTGAAATGCAAGATTGGATTTCTTGTGTTGGAGGAACAAGCCAAGATGCAATGGCTTCTCTTATCATTGTGGCAGCAGCATTAGCTGTATGGTATCCAAGTCTTGTCAAGCCTAGTGTTGCACGATTAGTGGTTCATCCACTAGTGAGGTTAGTTATGGCCATGAGCGATAAATATAGTGCGACTGCGGCAGAGCTCCTAGCAGAAGGAATGGAGAGTACATGGAAGTCATGCATTGCTCCTGAAATACCACGTTTGATTGGGGATATTTTCTTCCAAATAGAGTGTGTGAACAGTGCATCCGCAAACCCATCTCCACAAAATTCATCTGTATCTGTCAGTATGCGAGAAACCTTGGCTGGAATTCTTCTCCCAAGCTTGGCCATGGCTGATGTATTAGGTTTCCTAAACGTGATAGAAAGTCAGATCTGGTCTACTGCGTCTGATTCACCTGTTCATGTGGTAGCTCTTATGACTCTGATCAGGGTCTTGCGTGGTTCTCCAAAACCATTGGCTCCATTTCTCGACAAG GCAGTAAACATTATCTTCCAGACGATGGATTATGCAAATTTAGTCTTGCGTAAATCTTGTTTACCCCATTCCATGCATGCACTAAAGGAAATTGTACGTGTTTTCCCAATGATATCTTTGAATCAAACATCATCAAGGTTGGCTGTGGGAGATGCAATTGGAGATATTCACAGCGTTACAATTCGAATTTATGACATGCAAAG TGTGACAATACTTAAGGTTTTGGATGCTAGTGGACCGCCTGGTCTACCAAGTCTGCTTGGAGGAGTTTCAGACAAGAGTGTTACCACGGGAATATCAGCACTCAGCTTTTCACCCGATGGAGAG GGGCTGGTTGCATTTTCTGAGCATGGGTTGATGATTAGGTGGTGGTCTCTAGAATCTGGGTGGTGGGAAAAACTTAGTCGAAGTTTGGTCCCAATTCAGTGCACCAAACTTATTTTTGTTCCTCCTTGGGAGGGATTCTCTCCTAATTCTTCCAGATCAAGTGTAATGGCGAGCATAATTGGACATGATAGGAAGGTATCATCACCG GATAATTCAAGGGGATCAAGTGATGTGGATAATCTGAACAGTGTACTCCATAGTCTGGATCTTTCTTATCGTATAGAGTGGGTCGAAGATAGGAAACTGATACTTATGCATCATGGGCATGAATTGGGTTCTTTCCAGCTGTAA
- the LOC113299226 gene encoding 3-methyl-2-oxobutanoate hydroxymethyltransferase 1, mitochondrial-like — protein MSVSSFLFKAYSAHRRSSSLKHHIRCLSNVPENTVYGGPKSQYPNQRVTLTNLKQKHKKGEPITMVTAYDYPSAVHLDKAGIDICLVGDSASMVVHGHDTTLPITLEEMLVHCRSVARGAKKPLLIGDLPFGTYESSSNQAIDTAVRVLKEGAMDAIKLEGGAPSRITAAKAIVEAGIAVMGHVGLTPQAISVLGGFRPQGKNVASALKVVQTAMALQEAGCFSVVLECVPAPVAAAATAALRIPTIGIGAGPFCSGQVLVYHDLLGMLQHPHHAKVTPKFCKQYARVGDVINQALLQYKEEVTERSFPGPTHTPYKMSNSDVNGFLSELEKMGLGSAASSAAVAAEKAEAVNGSS, from the exons ATGTCGGTCTCCTCATTCCTTTTTAAAGCTTATTCCGCACATAGAAGATCTTCATCTCTGAAACACCATATCAGATGCCTGAGCAATGTTCCAGAAAACACCGTGTACGGTGGTCCAAAATCGCAATACCCTAACCAACGTGTAACTCTAACTAACCTGAAACAGAAACATAAAAAAGGAGAACCCATAACGATGGTAACAGCTTATGATTACCCATCAGCAGTTCACCTTGATAAAGCAGGAATTGATATATGTCTTGTTGGTGATTCAGCTTCAATGGTTGTTCATGGTCATGATACAACTCTTCCTATTACTCTTGAAGAAATGCTTGTTCATTGTCGTTCTGTTGCTCGTGGTGCCAAAAAACCATTACTTATTGGTGATCTACCATTTGGTACTTATGAATCAAGCTCCAATCAG GCAATTGACACAGCAGTTAGAGTTCTCAAAGAAGGTGCAATGGATGCAATTAAATTGGAAGGAGGCGCTCCTTCTAGAATTACAGCAGCTAAAGCCATTGTTGAAGCTGGAATTGCAGTTATGGGTCATGTTGGATTGACTCCTCAAGCTATCAGTGTTCTTGGAGGATTTAGGCCTCAAGGAAAGAATGTTGCCAGTGCTTTAAAG GTTGTCCAAACTGCAATGGCTTTGCAGGAGGCTGGATGCTTCTCTGTGGTGCTTGAATGTGTGCCCGCacctgttgctgcagctgccacCGCTGCCCTTCGAATTCCTACAATCGGTATCGGAGCTGGTCCTTTCTGTAGTGGCCAG GTTCTAGTTTACCACGATCTGTTGGGTATGCTGCAACACCCTCATCATGCCAAG GTTACTCCAAAATTCTGTAAGCAGTATGCACGAGTTGGCGACGTTATAAACCAGGCACTTTTACAATACAAGGAAGAGGTGACGGAAAGATCTTTCCCAGGTCCTACTCACACACCATATAAAATGAGTAATTCAGATGTTAATGGTTTCTTAAGTGAATTAGAGAAGATGGGTTTGGGCAGTGCAGCTTCATCTGCAGCAGTGGCAGCTGAGAAGGCTGAAGCAGTTAATGGGTCTTCCTAA
- the LOC113299225 gene encoding uncharacterized protein LOC113299225 isoform X2: MSGGHGEMENTSNVVVNSSSSSSAGYGALISVCTDGVMCIWSRQSGHCKRRRRMPPWVGTPSAISTLPASPRYVCVACCSVDSVNTSSSQYSEPAEGGEASVDRESHNRKGSKCAIVVFDTYSLNIVQTVFHGSLSIGPLKFMAVVLSAENYGKQSVILSDSVGGLQSVMISKESETGSNALPKSSSQLGISALLDGLLDGEYLVSIVAHGEFLALTYRACCVFRLVGNGNVFGKMDLVDSPLCDDGPSFQSRLAGGMFLSIDDGESVLATRDPPEQFEEIFVVWSNIGAAIVFTISGSHDTFKHEPLYEIPAISHPLNTKLSVSFTQLNGSLIRVESMCYLVGESLLWKPHITMWLLRQQHDSTGKFGQQCRMLGEGDFPCNWIRNSSSTSSIFPVAKEGTSSESCDSELINLNGMRGGTMNSDLILQGRVVSSSLVLSEKFDAPYGIVYGFYSGEIEVVRFRKFFQGLGSSGESSNGKPEVFGQSFLGHRGPILCLAAHSMLGSVNEKKSCWFLVSGSMDCTIRIWDLDGGNLVTVMHHHVAPVRQIILPPPHTDRPWSDCFISVGEDSCVSLVSLETLRVERMFPGHLSYPAMVVWDGVKGYIACLCKNQFETYTTVDVLYLWDVKTGGRERVLRGTASHSMFDHFCKGINVNSITDSILGGITSASSLLLPIVEDGNFPRSHSKNLENVVASLQTAKRRITDASRGPKEKAAEQLTASEILHSGNHPIKCMCSFPGMATLRFDLSCLVFPCQSNTQPVENGSNLEITGESERRPDSPCSPWMNSDGQWTTHDPIEEHEWINSLEGCLIRFSLSFLHLWDVDPDLDRLLLSEMNVIKPDNFILASGLQGDRGSVTLTFPSPQATLELWRSSSEFCAIRSLTMVSLAQRMISLSRSSSAASSALAAFYMRKMAEIVPDVKPPSLQLLVSFWQDKSEHVRMAARSLFHCAASRAIPHPLCGQRVNRHGLLPVVADIAEMEVQKHLHVNETSRSSFMDGVTETIGNSEAEDSTILAWLESFEMQDWISCVGGTSQDAMASLIIVAAALAVWYPSLVKPSVARLVVHPLVRLVMAMSDKYSATAAELLAEGMESTWKSCIAPEIPRLIGDIFFQIECVNSASANPSPQNSSVSVSMRETLAGILLPSLAMADVLGFLNVIESQIWSTASDSPVHVVALMTLIRVLRGSPKPLAPFLDKAVNIIFQTMDYANLVLRKSCLPHSMHALKEIVRVFPMISLNQTSSRLAVGDAIGDIHSVTIRIYDMQSVTILKVLDASGPPGLPSLLGGVSDKSVTTGISALSFSPDGEGLVAFSEHGLMIRWWSLESGWWEKLSRSLVPIQCTKLIFVPPWEGFSPNSSRSSVMASIIGHDRKVSSPDNSRGSSDVDNLNSVLHSLDLSYRIEWVEDRKLILMHHGHELGSFQL, encoded by the exons ATGAGTGGGGGTCATGGAGAAATGGAGAATACAAGTAATGTAGTAGtaaattcttcttcctcatcatcagCTGGTTATGGCGCCCTAATAAGTGTTTGTACTGATGGTGTGATGTGCATCTGGAGCAGACAGAGTGGTCACTGCAAGCGCAGGAGAAGAATGCCACCTTGGGTGGGAACCCCGTCAGCAATCTCGACGTTACCAGCGTCTCCAAGATATGTCTGTGTGGCATGTTGCTCTGTTGATTCGGTAAATACATCAAGTTCTCAGTATTCAGAACCTGCTGAAGGTGGGGAAGCTTCAGTAGATAGGGAATCTCATAATAGAAAGGGTTCTAAATGCGCCATTGTTGTTTTTGATACATATAGTCTTAATATAGTTCAGACTGTCTTTCATGGAAGTTTATCTATTGGACCATTAAAATTCATGGCTGTTGTCCTGTCAGCTGAGAACTATGGGAAGCAGTCTGTGATTTTGAGTGATTCAGTCGGGGGATTACAATCAGTTATGATATCCAAAGAGTCTGAAACAGGTTCGAATGCGTTGCCTAAAAGTTCTTCTCAGTTAGGGATATCTGCTTTGCTTGACGGTTTGCTTGATGGAGAGTATCTAGTATCAATTGTAGCCCATGGAGAGTTCTTAGCACTTACATATAGGGCATGCTGTGTATTTAGACTAGTGGGGAACGGAAATGTTTTCGGTAAGATGGATCTAGTTGATAGTCCTCTTTGCGATGATGGCCCCAGTTTCCAATCTCGTCTTGCTGGGGGGATGTTTCTCAGTATTGATGATGGTGAAAGTGTGCTAGCTACCCGTGACCCACCTGAACAATTTGAAGAAATCTTTGTTGTTTGGAGTAATATAGGTGCTGCGATAGTGTTTACAATCTCTGGTTCTCATGACACATTTAAGCATGAACCACTTTACGAAATTCCTGCAATTTCTCATCCTCTCAATACAAAATTATCTGTGAGTTTTACTCAGTTAAATGGTAGTCTGATACGTGTTGAATCAATGTGCTATCTAGTCGGAGAATCTTTACTGTGGAAGCCTCACATCACAATGTGGTTACTACGGCAGCAGCATGATTCAACTGGGAAGTTCGGTCAGCAGTGCAGAATGCTCGGGGAAGGTGATTTTCCTTGCAATTGGATCAGAAACTCCAGTTCAACATCCAGCATTTTCCCTGTTGCAAAGGAAGGAACTTCGTCAGAGAGCTGTGATTCAGAGTTGATAAATCTAAACGGTATGCGTGGAGGAACAATGAACAGCGACCTTATACTACAAGGGCGGGTTGTATCATCCTCATTAGTTCTCTCAGAAAAATTTGATGCTCCCTATGGCATTGTTTATGGATTTTATTCTGGTGAGATAGAAGTGGTACGCTTTAGGAAGTTTTTTCAGGGGTTAGGCTCTTCTGGTGAAAGTTCAAATGGTAAACCAGAAGTATTTGGACAGTCATTTTTAGGGCACCGAGGGCCAATACTATGCTTGGCTGCACATAGCATGTTGGGCAGCGTAAACGAGAAGAAAAGCTGTTGGTTTTTGGTGTCAGGGAGCATGGACTGCACAATTCGTATATGGGACCTTGATGGTGGAAATTTAGTTACCGTGATGCATCATCATGTAGCTCCTGTCCGACAAATAATCCTACCCCCACCCCATACAGACCGTCCTTGGAGTGACTGTTTTATCTCTGTTGGAGAAGATTCTTGTGTTTCTTTAGTTTCCCTCGAGACTTTGCGGGTAGAAAGAATGTTTCCTGGACACCTTAGTTATCCTGCGATGGTTGTGTGGGATGGGGTGAAGGGTTACATAGCATGTCTTTGCAAGAACCAGTTTGAAACATATACTACTGTTGATGTTTTGTATCTTTGGGATGTAAAAACGGGCGGTCGAGAAAGAGTCCTTCGCGGCACAGCATCTCATTCaatgtttgaccatttttgtaAAGGTATCAATGTAAATTCGATAACAGATAGCATATTGGGCGGAATTACTTCGGCATCCTCACTGCTGCTACCAATAGTGGAAGATGGAAATTTTCCACGATCTCACTCTAAAAATCTTGAGAATGTCGTCGCTTCATTACAAACTGCTAAAAGGAGAATAACAGATGCTAGTAGAGGTCCTAAAGAAAAGGCAGCCGAACAGCTCACCGCTTCAGAAATACTTCATAGTGGTAACCATCCTATCAAATGCATGTGCTCGTTCCCCGGAATGGCTACTCTCAGATTTGACCTCTCATGTTTGGTGTTTCCTTGTCAAAGCAACACACAACCCGTTGAGAACGGTAGTAACCTAGAGATTACGGGTGAATCTGAGCGGCGACCTGACTCTCCATGTTCTCCCTGGATGAATTCTGATGGACAGTGGACTACACATGATCCCATAGAGGAACATGAGTGGATTAATTCTCTTGAAGGATGTTTAATACGCTTCAGCTTGTCTTTCTTGCACTTATGGGATGTGGATCCTGATCTTGATAGACTGCTATTGTCTGAGATGAATGTCATTAAACCAGATAACTTCATCTTAGCTTCTGGTTTGCAAGGTGATAGAGGGTCTGTGACATTGACATTTCCAAGTCCACAAGCTACACTCGAG CTCTGGCGGTCATCCTCAGAATTTTGTGCAATTCGGTCACTGACAATGGTGTCCCTTGCCCAACGCATGATTAGTTTGTCCCGTTCCAGTTCAGCAGCCAGCAG TGCCTTAGCAGCATTCTATATGCGCAAAATGGCAGAGATAGTGCCAGATGTAAAGCCGCCTTCTCTCCAG CTCTTGGTTAGTTTTTGGCAAGATAAAAGTGAACATGTACGTATGGCTGCACGCTCTTTATTTCATTGTGCTGCTTCACGTGCTATTCCGCATCCCCTGTGTGGTCAGAGGGTCAACCGACATGGCCTGCTTCCAGTTGTTGCTGATATCGCAGAGATGGAAGTGCAAAAACATTTGCATGTGAATGAAACATCTAGAAGCAGCTTTATGGATGGAGTCACAGAAACAATAGGGAATTCTGAAGCGGAGGACTCCACAATCCTTGCATGGTTAGAGTCATTTGAAATGCAAGATTGGATTTCTTGTGTTGGAGGAACAAGCCAAGATGCAATGGCTTCTCTTATCATTGTGGCAGCAGCATTAGCTGTATGGTATCCAAGTCTTGTCAAGCCTAGTGTTGCACGATTAGTGGTTCATCCACTAGTGAGGTTAGTTATGGCCATGAGCGATAAATATAGTGCGACTGCGGCAGAGCTCCTAGCAGAAGGAATGGAGAGTACATGGAAGTCATGCATTGCTCCTGAAATACCACGTTTGATTGGGGATATTTTCTTCCAAATAGAGTGTGTGAACAGTGCATCCGCAAACCCATCTCCACAAAATTCATCTGTATCTGTCAGTATGCGAGAAACCTTGGCTGGAATTCTTCTCCCAAGCTTGGCCATGGCTGATGTATTAGGTTTCCTAAACGTGATAGAAAGTCAGATCTGGTCTACTGCGTCTGATTCACCTGTTCATGTGGTAGCTCTTATGACTCTGATCAGGGTCTTGCGTGGTTCTCCAAAACCATTGGCTCCATTTCTCGACAAG GCAGTAAACATTATCTTCCAGACGATGGATTATGCAAATTTAGTCTTGCGTAAATCTTGTTTACCCCATTCCATGCATGCACTAAAGGAAATTGTACGTGTTTTCCCAATGATATCTTTGAATCAAACATCATCAAGGTTGGCTGTGGGAGATGCAATTGGAGATATTCACAGCGTTACAATTCGAATTTATGACATGCAAAG TGTGACAATACTTAAGGTTTTGGATGCTAGTGGACCGCCTGGTCTACCAAGTCTGCTTGGAGGAGTTTCAGACAAGAGTGTTACCACGGGAATATCAGCACTCAGCTTTTCACCCGATGGAGAG GGGCTGGTTGCATTTTCTGAGCATGGGTTGATGATTAGGTGGTGGTCTCTAGAATCTGGGTGGTGGGAAAAACTTAGTCGAAGTTTGGTCCCAATTCAGTGCACCAAACTTATTTTTGTTCCTCCTTGGGAGGGATTCTCTCCTAATTCTTCCAGATCAAGTGTAATGGCGAGCATAATTGGACATGATAGGAAGGTATCATCACCG GATAATTCAAGGGGATCAAGTGATGTGGATAATCTGAACAGTGTACTCCATAGTCTGGATCTTTCTTATCGTATAGAGTGGGTCGAAGATAGGAAACTGATACTTATGCATCATGGGCATGAATTGGGTTCTTTCCAGCTGTAA